Below is a genomic region from Burkholderiales bacterium.
GCGTGCCGATGCCGAAATCGATCTCGCGCGACAGCACTTTCTCGACGATGTTGAGGTTCTGCTCCTCGATCAGCCGCACGTGGATGTGCGGGTGTCCGGCCTTGAAGCGCGCCAGCGCGGTCGTGGCGGCGGCGAAAGCCACCGAAGGCAGCGACGCGAACGCGATGCGCCCGCGTTTCCCGCCCGCGATCTCGCGCATGGTGACGTGCGCATCCTCGAGATCGTCGAGCGGCCGCTGCACCATGGCGAGAAAGCGCGTGCCGGCCTCGGTCAGCTCGACCCGCCGCGTGGTGCGCTCGAACAGCCGCACCTGCAGCGCGTTCTCGAGCTGGCGGATGAGCTGGGAGAACGCGGGCTGGGTCATCGCGAGCTCGCGCGCCGCGGCGCTGAACGAGCCGCAGCGCGTCAGCGCGACGAACCCGGCGAGCTGCCTGAGCTTCAGATTCATAAGTCGTCAGTATAAATGGGCAGTGAATATCTATTTGTGCCATGAATGCCGGCCCCCTAACATCGGGAAAACCTCGCACGGAGCATCCATGGGCATCCTCTCGGTCGGTATAGACACCGGCGGCACGTTCACCGATCTCGTGGCGGTCGACGCTTCGAGCGGCCGCTATCACTATTACAAGGTTCCGACGCTCACCGCCGACCCCGCCAAAGGCATCCTCGACGGCGTCGCCGAGCTGCTCGATCAGAACGGTCTGAAACGCGGCGACGTGAAGTTCCTCGTCCTCGGCACCACGCTGGCGACCAATGCGGTGCTCGAAGGCAAGTGGGCGCGCACCGGGCTCATCACCACCCGCGGTTTCCGCGACGTGCTCGAGCTCGCGCGCCAGCGCCGGCCGCATTACTTCAACCTCGACATCCCCAAGCCGATGCCGCCGGCGCCGCGCGATTGCCGCATCGAGGTCGAAGGACGCATCGCGGCGGACGGCGCCGAAGTGACGCCGCTCTCCGAAGACGAGATCGCGCGCGCGATTCGTGAGCTGAAGGCGAAGCACGTCGACGCGGTGGCGGTCTGCTATCTCCACGCGTACGCCAATCCCGAGCACGAGGAGCGCACGCGCGCGCTGGTGAAGGAGCTCTGGCCCGAGGTCTATCTCTGCACCTCGAACGACGTGCTCGCCGAGTTCCGCGAGTTCGAGCGCTTCGCCACCGCCACGGTCAACGCGAGCCTGATGCCGATCATGGACCGCTATCTCGAGCGCTTCGAGCAGGGCGTGGCCGACCTCGGCATCCGCCATGCCCCGCGCGTCATGCAGTCCAACGGCGGCGCGGTGTCGCCCGGGGCGGTGCGCAAGGTCCCGGTGAACACCTTCTTCTCCGGCCCGGCCGGCGGCGTGATCGGCAGCGTCGGCCTCGGCAATCAGCTCGGACTGCCGAACCTCATCACCTTCGACATGGGCGGCACGAGCACCGACGTGTGTTTGATCCGCGACGGCGAGCCCGCGAAGAAGAGCGAGCGCGCGATGGGCGGTTTCCCGGTGCGCACGCGCACCCTCGACATCCATACCATCGGCGCGGGCGGCGGCTCGATCGCGTGGACCGACGCCGGCGGCCTGCTCAAGGTCGGCCCGCAGAGCGCGGGCGCATATCCGGGTCCGGCCGCCTACGGCCGCGGCGGCACGCAGGCCACGGTCACCGACGCCAACGTGGTGCTCGGCCGGTTGAATCCCAAGACGCTGCTCGGCGGGCGCATGGCGATGCACGCCGACAAGGCCGAAGCGGTCATCGACGAGCTCGCCGCGAAGCTCAAAGTCGACCGCACCAAGGCGGCCGCGGGCGTCATCGAGATCATCAACGTCAACATGATGGGTGCGGTGCGCGTGATCTCGGTCGAGCAGGGCGAGGACCCGCGCGACTTCACCCTCGTCGCTTTCGGCGGCGCGGGCCCGCTGCATGCGGCCGACGTCGCGCGCGCGATGGGCATGCGCAAAGTGCTGGTGCCGCCGCGGCCGGGCCTGCTCTCCGCGATCGGTCTCCTGCACGCGGAGGTGCGCGGCGACTTCAGCCTGACGCGCCTGGTGCGCGCCGAAGCTTCGGGTTTGAAGTCTCTCAACGAGGGCTTCGCGACGTTGGGCGAGCGCGGCGCGCAGTGGCTGAAAGGCGAAGGCGAAGAGCGCGGCACGTATCAATGGTTTGCGGACCTGCGCTACTTCGGGCAGAACTTCGAGCTCATCATGGAATTGAAATCGGACAAGCTCGACGCGCGCACGCTCGACAGGCTGCGCGAGGCGTTCCACCACCGCCACAAGGACTACTACGGCTACGACATGCGCGCGCAGCCGGTGGAGATCGTGAACTTGAGGCTCGTCGTCACCGGCAAGCGTAAGCCGACGCCGGCCGAGCGCGCGAAGCTGGCGCGCGGCGATCTGAAGTCGGCGCTGCTCGAGAAACGCAAGGTGTGGTTCCCCGAGACCGGTTACGTCACCACGCCGGTGTACGACCGCGACCGGCTCCCCGCCGACGCGCGCATCACCGGCCCGGCGATCGTCGAGCAGATGGACACCACGACGGTCGTGCCGCCCAAAGCGAAGCTCAAACAGGACCGCTACGGCTACCTGCACATGGAGCTGGAAACCGCAACGAGCAAGCCAGTGCGCCGTGCCGGCGCGCTCGCCGCCTGAGGAGCGCCGCATGGCCCGCACGTCTAAGACCCGCCT
It encodes:
- a CDS encoding hydantoinase/oxoprolinase family protein, yielding MGILSVGIDTGGTFTDLVAVDASSGRYHYYKVPTLTADPAKGILDGVAELLDQNGLKRGDVKFLVLGTTLATNAVLEGKWARTGLITTRGFRDVLELARQRRPHYFNLDIPKPMPPAPRDCRIEVEGRIAADGAEVTPLSEDEIARAIRELKAKHVDAVAVCYLHAYANPEHEERTRALVKELWPEVYLCTSNDVLAEFREFERFATATVNASLMPIMDRYLERFEQGVADLGIRHAPRVMQSNGGAVSPGAVRKVPVNTFFSGPAGGVIGSVGLGNQLGLPNLITFDMGGTSTDVCLIRDGEPAKKSERAMGGFPVRTRTLDIHTIGAGGGSIAWTDAGGLLKVGPQSAGAYPGPAAYGRGGTQATVTDANVVLGRLNPKTLLGGRMAMHADKAEAVIDELAAKLKVDRTKAAAGVIEIINVNMMGAVRVISVEQGEDPRDFTLVAFGGAGPLHAADVARAMGMRKVLVPPRPGLLSAIGLLHAEVRGDFSLTRLVRAEASGLKSLNEGFATLGERGAQWLKGEGEERGTYQWFADLRYFGQNFELIMELKSDKLDARTLDRLREAFHHRHKDYYGYDMRAQPVEIVNLRLVVTGKRKPTPAERAKLARGDLKSALLEKRKVWFPETGYVTTPVYDRDRLPADARITGPAIVEQMDTTTVVPPKAKLKQDRYGYLHMELETATSKPVRRAGALAA